The stretch of DNA TATGGCCGACCGAATGCTCAACCGGATGAAGCATCCCAACTGGCGGGGGATCCGGTGCAAGCTGCTTTATGCCTTTCCCCAACGCATGGATCTCTGGGAGCAGTACTGGCAGCTGCGATCCGAAGACCTGATCAACGATGGCGATGGAACGGTGGCCACCGAGTTCTACCGCCAGCGACGGGCCGAGATGGATGCCGGGGCCCAGGTGGCCTGGGAAGAGCGATTCAAGCCCGATGAACTCTCCGCCGTCCAGAATGCCATCAATCTCTTCTTTGGCGATCGGGATGCCTTCTTCAGCGAGTTCCAGAACGAACCGGAGAACGAAGCCCAGGACTCCCGCATCATTGAAGCCGACGAACTGGCGAAGAAGATCAATGGCCTGGTGCGGGGCGTGATCCCGGCTCGATCCCACCTGCTGACCGGCTTCGTCGATGTCCATGAGGATCTGCTCTACTGGGGCGTCGTCGCCTGGGGCGATGGTTACACCGGCGATCTGGTCGATTACGGCTTCTGGCCTCCACAGCCAAAGAAGTACTTCCTGAAAAGGCAGTGCCGGCCGGATCTGATCACCTGGTGGGCCAAAGAACAAGGCCGGCCGCCGGCCACCGTCAGCCTCGAGGAAGCTTTGTATGCGGGGCTCGACGCCTGCACCCGGCAGATGTTCGAGCGTGGCTGGAAGCGGGAGGATGACGCCGACCTGGCCTTGCGGCGTGTGCTGATTGATGCCAGCCATGGGCCCACATCGGCCCTGGTGAAATCCTTCTGCAAGCAGTCCCCGTTCCATGATCTCATCTGGCCGAGCCATGGCGTGGGGAAATCCAAGCTCGCGATGTTCCGGCCCACGAAATCCGCCAAAGAGAAGGGAGACCGTTTCGGATTCAAGTGGCGGCTTACTTACAGCTCCCGCCGGGAAAACGTCGCCCACCTCAGTTTCGATGCCAACTTCTGGAAAACTTTCCTCTGGTCACGGTTGCGAGTCAGCCTGGGCGGATCCGGCTGCCTGGCGTTCTTCGGGGAATGGGCCAGTGCCCGGGCGGGAAGTGAAACCCGGCCCAAGATCCGCGATGAACACAAGCTGCTGATTGAGCACATTC from Planctopirus ephydatiae encodes:
- a CDS encoding terminase gpA endonuclease subunit, encoding MDAENRGAAYERHKDRSRARQAEQSEQSRDIGPIPEVVNPDRRARCERDLKLFLETYFPNAFLLGWSPDHLQVISGVERAVLDGGLQAIAMPRGTGKTTICERGVLWAILYGHARFALLVAADKTKAEESLAKILQELETNPALGEDFPEVAFPIQALEGLANRCKGQLCQGERTYIRYGKSILVCPAIQNAKTSGAIIKVGGIKGAVRGANHLLRSGEVARPDVVLIDDPQTRDSAKSETQCDTREKVVSADILGCAAPGKSLAALMTVTVVYRGDMADRMLNRMKHPNWRGIRCKLLYAFPQRMDLWEQYWQLRSEDLINDGDGTVATEFYRQRRAEMDAGAQVAWEERFKPDELSAVQNAINLFFGDRDAFFSEFQNEPENEAQDSRIIEADELAKKINGLVRGVIPARSHLLTGFVDVHEDLLYWGVVAWGDGYTGDLVDYGFWPPQPKKYFLKRQCRPDLITWWAKEQGRPPATVSLEEALYAGLDACTRQMFERGWKREDDADLALRRVLIDASHGPTSALVKSFCKQSPFHDLIWPSHGVGKSKLAMFRPTKSAKEKGDRFGFKWRLTYSSRRENVAHLSFDANFWKTFLWSRLRVSLGGSGCLAFFGEWASARAGSETRPKIRDEHKLLIEHIRGETPSVETAGEESIEVWKANPNSENHLLDVLVGNCVAASYEGITMAGHAPAAPVRKRKKFSMNKRGAT